In Limanda limanda chromosome 23, fLimLim1.1, whole genome shotgun sequence, a genomic segment contains:
- the pcid2 gene encoding PCI domain-containing protein 2, producing MAHITINQYLQQVNEAIENHEGSFCAELLSFKHPHVANPRLQLVSPEDKCQQVLEPPYDEMVAAHLRCTYAVANHDFVEAYKFQTLVVQSFLRAFQSHKEENWALPVMFAVTLDLRIFANNAEQQLQKKGKGQPGEMLEKAAEQLMSCFRVCASDNRAGIEDSKKWGMMFLSNQLFKIYFKINKLHLCKPLIRAIDSSNLKNDYSPAQKVTYKYYVGRKAMFDSDFKPAEEFLSFAFHHCHRSSQKNKRMILIYLLPVKMLLGHMPTHQLLRKYDLMQFVDVTKAVSEGNLLLLNEALSKHETFFIRCGIFLILEKLKIITYRNLFKKVYLLLRTHQLPLDAFLVALKMMQVEDVDIDEVQCLLANLIYMGHIKGYISHQHQKLVVSKQNPFPSLSSVS from the exons atGGCTCATATCACCATCAACCAGTACCTGCAgcag GTGAACGAAGCCATCGAGAACCACGAGGGTTCCTTCTGTGCCGAGCTGCTCTCCTTCAAACATCCTCACGTCGCCAACCCGCGGCTCCAG ctggTCAGTCCAGAGGACAAGTGTCAGCAGGTGTTGGAGCCGCCGTACGACGAGATGGTCGCCGCTCATCTCAG GTGCACGTACGCTGTGGCCAATCACGACTTTGTTGAGGCCTACAAGTTCCAGACGCTCGTCGTTCA GTCCTTCCTGAGAGCCTTCCAGTCGCACAAAGAAGAGAACTG gGCGCTGCCTGTGATGTTCGCTGTCACTCTGGATCTCAGGATCTTCGCCAACAAC gccgagcagcagctgcagaagaagGGTAAAGGTCAACCTGGTGAGATGTTGGAGAAAGCAGCAGAACAGTTGATGAGCTGCTTCAGAGTGTGTGCCAGTGACAa TCGTGCAGGTATCGAGGATTCTAAGAAGTGGGGGATGATGTTTCTGAGTAACCAGCTCTTCAAGATCTACTTCAAG ATCAATAAGCTGCACCTGTGTAAACCTCTGATCCGAGCCATCGACAGCTCCAACCTGAAGAACGACTACAGTCCTGCTCAGAAAGTCACGTACAAATACTACGTCGGCCGCAAAGCCATGTTCGACAGCGACTTCAAACCAG CCGAGGAGTTCCTGTCCTTCGCCTTCCACCACTGTCATCGCTCCAGTCAGAAGAACAAGAGGATGATCCTCATCTACCTGCTGCCCGTCAAGATGCTGCTG GGTCACATGCCGACTCACCAGCTGCTCAGGAAGTACGACCTGATGCAGTTTGTGGACGTCACCAAAGCTGTGAG cgaggggaacctgctgctgctgaacgaAGCTTTGTCCAAACACGAGACGTTCTTCATCCGCTGCGGAATCTTCCTCATCCTGGAGAAGCTGAAGATCATCACCTACAGGAACCTCTTCAAGAAAGT GTATCTGCTGCTGCGGACTCACCAGCTTCCTCTGGACGCCTTCCTGGTGGCGCTGAAGATGATGCAGGTGGAGGACGTGGACATCGACGAGGTGCAGTGTCTCCTGGCCAACCTCATCTACATG gGTCACATCAaaggttacatttcccatcagcaCCAGAAGCTCGTGGTCAGTAAACAGAATCCGTTCccgtctctctcctccgtctcctag